A genome region from Candidatus Methylomirabilota bacterium includes the following:
- the kbl gene encoding glycine C-acetyltransferase → MYGQVRQRLQAELEAIREAGLWKGERLIEGPQGARVAVAGREVLNFCANNYLGLANEATLVRAAQEGLARWGFGLASVRFICGTQTIHTQLEAAIAHFLWTEDAVLYTSCFDANGGLFETLLDEPDVVISDALNHASIIDGIRLCRAQRRRYAHGDMAELARLLGTTREARTRLIVTDGVFSMDGDVAPLAAICDLADRYDALVMVDDSHATGFFGATGRGTPEHCGVAGRVDIITSTFGKALGGASGGFTATRAEITALLRQRSRPYLFSNTLPPALVSASLAGLVLLSTSAERRERLAANTRWFRRAMTEAGFGIRPGDHPIVVIMLGDARLAHRMAADLFAEGIYVVGFSYPVVPKDQARIRVQISAAHGPADLERAVAAFVKVGRAHGVI, encoded by the coding sequence ATGTACGGTCAAGTCAGGCAGCGGCTTCAGGCCGAGCTCGAGGCCATCCGCGAGGCGGGCCTCTGGAAGGGCGAGCGGCTCATCGAAGGGCCGCAAGGAGCCCGAGTGGCGGTGGCCGGGCGTGAAGTGCTCAACTTCTGCGCCAACAACTACCTCGGGCTGGCCAACGAGGCGACGCTCGTCCGCGCGGCGCAAGAGGGGCTCGCCCGCTGGGGGTTCGGGCTCGCGAGCGTGCGGTTCATCTGCGGCACCCAAACGATCCACACGCAGCTGGAGGCCGCCATCGCACACTTCCTGTGGACGGAGGACGCCGTGCTCTACACGTCGTGCTTCGACGCCAACGGCGGCCTCTTCGAGACCCTCCTCGACGAGCCCGACGTGGTCATCTCAGACGCGTTGAACCACGCCTCGATCATCGACGGCATCCGCCTGTGTCGCGCCCAGCGCCGCCGCTATGCCCACGGCGACATGGCCGAGCTCGCGCGCCTCCTCGGCACCACGCGTGAGGCGAGGACGCGGCTGATCGTGACCGATGGAGTGTTCTCCATGGACGGCGACGTGGCGCCCCTGGCCGCGATCTGTGATCTGGCCGACCGGTACGACGCGCTCGTGATGGTAGACGACAGCCACGCGACGGGCTTCTTCGGGGCAACGGGCCGCGGGACCCCCGAGCACTGCGGGGTGGCCGGGCGTGTAGACATCATCACCTCGACGTTTGGCAAGGCGCTCGGCGGAGCCAGCGGAGGCTTCACGGCGACCCGGGCCGAGATCACGGCGCTCCTGCGCCAGCGCTCCCGGCCCTATCTTTTCTCGAACACGCTGCCGCCGGCCCTGGTCTCGGCGTCCCTCGCCGGCCTGGTGCTCCTCTCCACGTCCGCCGAGCGCCGCGAGCGGCTCGCGGCCAACACGCGCTGGTTCCGCCGGGCCATGACCGAGGCGGGCTTTGGGATCCGGCCCGGCGATCATCCGATCGTGGTCATCATGCTGGGCGATGCCCGGCTTGCGCACCGGATGGCGGCGGATCTATTCGCCGAGGGGATCTACGTGGTCGGCTTCTCTTACCCGGTGGTGCCGAAGGACCAGGCGCGAATCCGGGTCCAGATCAGCGCCGCCCACGGCCCGGCCGATCTCGAGCGTGCGGTGGCCGCCTTCGTCAAGGTCGGCCGCGCTCACGGGGTGATCTGA
- a CDS encoding site-2 protease family protein, whose amino-acid sequence MKNRFQVLQVWGIPIRVHVSWLLIFGLVTWSLASGYFPHEYPGWSTGTYWAVGAVAALALFASVLIHELGHSWVALRNQIPIRSITLFIFGGVAQIAREPHGPGAELRIAIAGPITSMLLAVLFAGAWQVVRDVPILAAPAIWLARINFGVAIFNMVPGFPLDGGRLLRALVWRWTGSLRRASEAAAAIGQLVAFGFIGWGILNVMRGDVIGGMWITFIGWFLQNAAAVSHAEGNLRETLSDVTVGQVMTRDCRRVERAWSLDRVVREEVLGAGRRCFMVTEDGRLAGLLTVHEIKTVPKDRWPRVMVGEVMTPAGKVTMVEPATNLLAALEQMDNADVAQMPVVQAGELVGMIGREQILHYLRVRAELGV is encoded by the coding sequence ATGAAGAATAGATTCCAGGTCCTCCAGGTCTGGGGTATCCCCATCCGGGTTCACGTCAGCTGGCTCCTGATCTTCGGCCTCGTGACCTGGTCCCTGGCCTCCGGGTACTTTCCGCACGAGTATCCCGGATGGTCGACCGGGACCTACTGGGCGGTCGGCGCGGTCGCCGCGCTGGCGCTCTTTGCCTCGGTTCTGATCCACGAGCTCGGGCACTCCTGGGTGGCGCTGCGCAATCAAATTCCGATCCGCAGCATCACGCTCTTCATCTTCGGTGGGGTCGCTCAGATTGCCCGAGAGCCCCATGGACCGGGCGCAGAGCTCCGGATCGCGATCGCCGGCCCCATCACGAGCATGCTCCTGGCGGTACTATTCGCCGGTGCCTGGCAGGTCGTCCGCGACGTCCCGATCCTGGCCGCGCCCGCGATCTGGCTGGCCCGCATCAACTTCGGGGTGGCGATCTTCAACATGGTCCCCGGCTTCCCGCTGGACGGCGGGCGGCTGCTTCGCGCGCTGGTCTGGCGCTGGACCGGGAGCCTTCGACGCGCCAGCGAGGCCGCAGCGGCCATTGGCCAGCTCGTGGCCTTCGGATTCATCGGGTGGGGCATCTTGAACGTGATGCGCGGCGATGTCATCGGCGGCATGTGGATTACCTTCATCGGCTGGTTTCTCCAGAATGCGGCCGCGGTCAGCCACGCCGAGGGCAACCTGCGCGAGACGCTGTCCGATGTGACGGTGGGCCAGGTCATGACACGTGACTGCCGGCGGGTCGAACGGGCCTGGAGCCTCGACCGCGTGGTTCGAGAGGAAGTGCTGGGGGCGGGCCGACGCTGCTTCATGGTGACCGAGGACGGACGCCTCGCGGGGCTGCTGACGGTGCACGAGATCAAGACGGTCCCGAAGGACCGGTGGCCGAGAGTCATGGTCGGCGAGGTCATGACTCCGGCCGGCAAGGTGACCATGGTGGAACCGGCGACGAACTTGCTGGCTGCCCTTGAGCAGATGGACAACGCCGACGTCGCCCAGATGCCGGTGGTCCAGGCTGGCGAGCTGGTCGGCATGATCGGCCGCGAGCAGATTCTCCACTACCTCCGGGTTCGCGCAGAGCTGGGGGTGTGA
- a CDS encoding AIR synthase family protein has protein sequence MTYPAESMALLPGKLPPSMLRGLLRYRGASDRRVVLGPAFGLDAAVIDLGRQYLILKSDPVTFTVEEIGWYVVHVNANDVAVMGARPAWFQSTIIVPPRTAPAVVRRIFRDIDRSARGLGIAVTGGHTEISSAVTQPIVAGDMQGVVPKERLVTAAGARVGDVIVMTAFAGIEGTSILARRFAGEAQRLLGRRERHEAARFNHRPGISVVREALLAARAGATAMHDPTEGGVAAALFELATASGRRLVVDLDRIPVHPLTSRLCAHFGLRPLGLIASGALLLTIPKRRADAALGALRRRDVPAAVIGAVERGRGVAAYRAGKSARFEWSPRDELTRLR, from the coding sequence GTGACGTACCCGGCCGAGTCCATGGCCCTGCTTCCCGGTAAGCTGCCGCCGTCCATGCTGCGCGGCCTGCTCCGCTATCGCGGCGCATCCGATCGTCGCGTGGTCCTGGGCCCGGCCTTCGGCCTCGACGCTGCGGTCATCGATCTCGGACGGCAGTACCTGATCCTCAAGAGCGATCCGGTGACGTTCACCGTCGAGGAAATCGGCTGGTACGTCGTGCACGTCAACGCCAACGACGTGGCGGTCATGGGGGCCCGGCCGGCATGGTTCCAGTCCACGATCATCGTGCCGCCCCGCACCGCGCCCGCGGTCGTGCGGCGGATCTTCCGCGACATCGATCGGAGCGCGCGGGGGCTCGGCATCGCGGTGACCGGCGGTCACACCGAGATCTCCAGCGCCGTGACGCAGCCGATCGTGGCCGGGGACATGCAGGGGGTGGTCCCAAAGGAACGGCTGGTGACCGCGGCGGGAGCCCGCGTCGGAGACGTCATCGTCATGACCGCGTTCGCCGGCATCGAGGGCACGTCGATTCTCGCCCGCCGGTTCGCCGGCGAGGCCCAGCGCCTGCTCGGCCGGCGCGAGCGGCACGAGGCGGCTCGCTTCAACCACCGACCCGGCATCTCGGTGGTCCGGGAGGCTTTGCTCGCGGCGCGGGCGGGGGCGACGGCGATGCACGATCCCACCGAGGGAGGAGTCGCCGCGGCCCTTTTCGAGCTCGCCACCGCCTCGGGCCGGCGGCTGGTTGTCGACCTGGACCGCATTCCCGTCCACCCTCTCACCAGCCGCCTTTGCGCTCACTTCGGCCTTCGGCCGCTCGGGCTGATCGCCTCGGGCGCGCTGCTGCTCACAATCCCGAAGCGTCGGGCGGATGCGGCGCTCGGAGCCCTTAGGCGCCGCGACGTGCCCGCGGCGGTGATCGGGGCGGTGGAGCGTGGCCGCGGGGTGGCCGCCTATCGCGCGGGCAAGTCCGCGCGGTTCGAATGGTCACCGCGCGACGAGCTGACTCGCCTCCGGTGA
- a CDS encoding SHOCT domain-containing protein produces the protein MWSVWGAWGVVMMAMMLVFWTVVIVGFVLGIRWLMSQGRETRPADTALDILRQRYARGEINKEEFEAKKRDLA, from the coding sequence ATGTGGAGCGTCTGGGGGGCGTGGGGCGTCGTGATGATGGCGATGATGCTCGTGTTCTGGACCGTGGTGATCGTGGGTTTCGTGCTGGGGATCCGATGGCTGATGAGCCAGGGCAGGGAGACGCGCCCGGCCGATACCGCGCTCGACATCCTTCGACAGCGGTACGCACGCGGCGAGATCAACAAGGAGGAGTTCGAGGCGAAGAAGCGCGATCTCGCGTGA
- a CDS encoding phosphoglycerate kinase yields MKLTIVQVDLRGRRVLLRADFNVPLAGDEITDDARIRAVVPTIECCLRNGASVVLASHLGRPKGREARHSLKPVAFRLQELLEQPVPLARDCVGPVTEKLARTLEPGQCLLLENLRFHVEEEANDSVFAQALARLADCYVNDAFSVSHRTHASVVAITRYLHPAAAGLLMQRELVVLDRILAQPRRPLVLILGGARMADKLGIVRNLVPQVDRMLIGGAMAFTFLRARGLEVGRSPVEWDLVPTAKEILDDAAARGIQVLLPEDFVAAVHPGDRYWMHSVPAEHMPVALSGFDIGPATVTRFQRALQDTGTVVWNGPMGVVEQAPFASGTEELAKAVASARGLTVAAGGDTVAAVRRAGVADKLGHLSLAGAAFLKALEGQPLPGVAALSDVGRTTTSV; encoded by the coding sequence ATGAAATTGACGATCGTCCAGGTCGACTTGCGAGGCCGACGTGTCTTGCTCCGCGCGGATTTCAACGTCCCGCTCGCCGGAGATGAGATCACCGACGACGCGCGCATCCGCGCCGTCGTGCCCACCATCGAATGCTGCCTCCGTAACGGTGCCAGCGTCGTGCTCGCATCGCATCTCGGGCGCCCCAAGGGCCGGGAGGCACGGCACTCGCTCAAGCCGGTCGCCTTCCGCCTGCAGGAGCTGCTGGAGCAACCGGTGCCGCTGGCTCGGGACTGCGTCGGCCCCGTCACGGAGAAGCTGGCCCGGACCCTCGAGCCGGGCCAGTGCTTGTTGCTCGAGAACCTGCGATTCCACGTGGAGGAAGAAGCCAATGATTCCGTATTCGCGCAGGCGCTGGCCCGGCTGGCCGACTGCTACGTGAATGATGCCTTCTCGGTCTCGCACCGGACGCACGCCTCGGTCGTGGCGATCACGCGGTACCTGCACCCGGCGGCCGCCGGCCTCCTCATGCAGCGGGAGCTGGTGGTGCTCGACCGCATCCTCGCACAGCCCCGCCGACCACTCGTTCTGATCCTGGGAGGAGCCAGGATGGCGGACAAGCTCGGCATCGTCCGGAACCTGGTGCCTCAGGTGGACCGAATGCTGATCGGCGGGGCGATGGCGTTCACGTTCTTGAGGGCCCGCGGCCTCGAGGTCGGCCGCTCGCCGGTTGAGTGGGACCTCGTCCCCACTGCCAAGGAGATCCTCGATGATGCAGCTGCCCGCGGGATCCAGGTCCTCCTTCCAGAGGATTTCGTGGCGGCGGTTCACCCCGGAGACCGCTACTGGATGCATTCCGTCCCCGCCGAACACATGCCCGTGGCGCTGTCCGGCTTCGATATCGGACCCGCGACGGTGACACGCTTTCAGCGGGCCCTGCAGGATACGGGCACCGTCGTGTGGAACGGGCCGATGGGTGTGGTGGAGCAGGCGCCGTTCGCCTCAGGCACCGAGGAGCTGGCCAAAGCGGTGGCCAGCGCGCGAGGCCTGACCGTGGCCGCGGGCGGCGATACGGTCGCTGCGGTCCGGCGCGCCGGAGTCGCCGACAAGCTCGGCCATCTTTCGCTGGCCGGGGCCGCGTTCCTCAAGGCCCTCGAGGGCCAGCCGCTGCCCGGCGTGGCAGCCTTGAGCGACGTGGGGCGGACAACGACATCCGTGTGA
- a CDS encoding CBS domain-containing protein: MKVGDVMTKQPAVVGLDTPVREAAELMRSKVVRHLPVVGPAGQVLGIVTDRDLRHAAFMPALAEQVGWEPQRVKAPRVRDVMTWSVVTTHPETTLVQAALTMFQRRIGSLPVVVDGRLVGILTERDVFTGLRAGHEVDEATNPFLW, translated from the coding sequence ATGAAGGTCGGCGATGTGATGACGAAGCAGCCAGCGGTGGTGGGACTTGACACGCCGGTGCGAGAGGCTGCCGAGCTGATGCGCAGCAAGGTCGTGCGCCATCTTCCGGTGGTCGGTCCCGCGGGGCAGGTGCTCGGCATCGTGACAGACCGTGATCTGCGACATGCCGCGTTCATGCCCGCGCTGGCGGAGCAGGTCGGATGGGAGCCGCAACGCGTGAAGGCGCCGCGAGTCCGCGACGTGATGACGTGGTCGGTCGTGACGACTCATCCGGAGACCACCCTGGTGCAGGCAGCCCTCACGATGTTCCAGCGACGGATCGGAAGCCTGCCGGTCGTGGTGGATGGGCGGCTCGTGGGCATCTTGACCGAGCGGGATGTGTTCACCGGTCTCCGGGCAGGCCACGAAGTCGACGAAGCGACGAACCCGTTCCTCTGGTGA
- a CDS encoding GYD domain-containing protein translates to MPTYVVLTRLTPEAVKTPGELKRLEKVVADHVRRDCPQAKWVANYAILGPYDYMDIFEAPDEIIAAKVVMIIRSYGHGQTETWTAMPWERFEIVLPR, encoded by the coding sequence ATGCCGACATACGTCGTGCTGACCCGACTCACCCCCGAGGCCGTCAAGACTCCGGGGGAGCTGAAGCGCCTCGAGAAGGTGGTGGCCGATCACGTCCGGAGGGACTGTCCCCAGGCGAAGTGGGTGGCCAACTACGCGATCCTGGGCCCGTATGACTACATGGACATCTTCGAGGCCCCAGACGAGATCATCGCCGCCAAAGTGGTGATGATCATCCGCTCGTATGGTCACGGGCAGACCGAGACGTGGACCGCCATGCCCTGGGAGCGTTTCGAGATCGTGCTGCCGCGCTGA
- a CDS encoding sugar phosphate nucleotidyltransferase, which yields MSDRQLWGVVLAGGEGVRLRTLSQRICGDHRPKQYLPVLGDRTLLQQTLDRVALGIAPARTVVVTLRSHAPYFGKPGGGPERPHVLVQPADRSTAAGILLPVHWIARRDPGAIAAVFPSDHFISEPATFMVHIEELAAWIEQHPERLVLVGARASRPEVEYGWIEQGRLLDSDPDRRIWEVRRFWEKPSEERARICFEAGCLWNTFVLVGKVATFIRAGHEAVPEVNDRLGRAGAFFGTAEEAWALHQAYTLMPKANFSHAILEPCPPFLAVTEMPRLVWSDLGTPRRVFEILRSVRERPAWVRTSDLAVS from the coding sequence ATGAGCGATCGACAACTCTGGGGGGTCGTGCTGGCCGGCGGCGAGGGGGTGAGGCTTCGGACCTTGTCCCAGCGCATCTGTGGTGACCACCGCCCGAAGCAGTACCTCCCGGTTCTCGGGGACCGAACGCTGCTCCAGCAGACTCTCGATCGGGTTGCCCTCGGGATCGCTCCGGCCCGGACCGTGGTGGTCACTCTGCGCAGTCACGCGCCGTACTTCGGGAAGCCCGGTGGGGGACCCGAACGCCCCCACGTGCTGGTCCAGCCGGCCGACCGCAGCACGGCGGCCGGGATTCTCTTGCCGGTCCACTGGATCGCCAGGCGGGACCCCGGCGCGATCGCTGCTGTGTTTCCCTCCGATCACTTCATCTCGGAGCCGGCGACATTCATGGTCCACATCGAGGAGCTCGCCGCGTGGATCGAGCAGCACCCAGAGCGGCTCGTGCTCGTCGGCGCTCGCGCATCCCGACCCGAGGTGGAATACGGCTGGATCGAGCAGGGACGACTGCTCGACTCGGATCCCGATCGCCGGATCTGGGAGGTTCGTCGCTTCTGGGAGAAGCCATCAGAGGAGAGAGCTCGCATCTGTTTCGAAGCCGGTTGCCTCTGGAACACTTTCGTCCTCGTGGGCAAGGTGGCGACCTTTATCCGGGCCGGTCACGAGGCCGTCCCGGAGGTGAACGACCGACTCGGGCGAGCGGGTGCCTTCTTTGGAACCGCCGAGGAGGCCTGGGCGCTGCACCAGGCCTACACGCTGATGCCGAAGGCCAATTTCTCCCACGCGATCCTGGAGCCATGTCCGCCGTTCCTGGCCGTGACAGAGATGCCGCGGCTCGTGTGGTCTGACCTCGGGACCCCTCGGCGGGTATTCGAGATTCTCCGCAGTGTCCGAGAGCGCCCGGCGTGGGTCCGCACGTCGGACCTCGCGGTGTCGTGA
- a CDS encoding CBS domain-containing protein — protein MRDVMTRPVLTFRQTMTVGRALGALPVVEHGRVAGILAVGDVLKTVVQMLDEGVISRPGKWGAEA, from the coding sequence ATGCGCGACGTCATGACCCGGCCGGTGCTCACCTTCCGACAGACGATGACCGTAGGCCGCGCTCTCGGCGCGTTGCCGGTGGTCGAGCACGGTCGAGTCGCGGGAATCCTCGCGGTCGGGGACGTCCTGAAGACCGTGGTCCAGATGCTGGACGAGGGTGTGATCTCACGGCCCGGCAAGTGGGGCGCCGAGGCCTGA
- a CDS encoding NAD-dependent epimerase/dehydratase family protein has protein sequence MARKPVVLVTGAGGEVGHGLIHHLAALGNYDVLALDVRAMDEEVAQHCVATRVGDVLDRHLLDRLRSEFEISAVFHLAALLSTRAEFVPETAHEVNVEGTLNLLRLAVDEARSLGRPVKFLFPSSIAVYGLPDLDTKRVAGRVTEAAWLQPITMYGSNKLYCEHLGRYFGRHYRQLASGEVSGVDFRAVRFPGLISAFTVPSGGTSDYASEMIHAAAQGRPYACFVREDTRIPFMAMPDAVRALMDLLEAPADALTSTVYNVAAFSPSAGELAELVRRAFPEERITFTPDGRRQAIVDSWPEDIDDARARKDWGFRPTYDLRRTFEEYLTPNIARRYAAR, from the coding sequence ATGGCGCGCAAGCCGGTGGTCCTGGTGACCGGCGCGGGAGGCGAGGTCGGGCACGGCCTGATCCATCACCTTGCGGCCCTCGGCAACTACGACGTCCTGGCGCTCGACGTGCGGGCGATGGACGAGGAGGTGGCGCAACACTGCGTGGCAACCCGGGTCGGCGACGTGCTCGACCGCCACCTGCTCGACCGGCTGCGGAGCGAGTTCGAGATCTCGGCCGTCTTCCATCTGGCGGCACTCCTGTCCACGCGTGCGGAGTTCGTCCCAGAGACGGCCCACGAGGTGAACGTCGAGGGCACGCTCAATCTGCTTCGGCTCGCGGTGGACGAGGCCCGCTCCCTCGGCCGCCCGGTCAAGTTCCTGTTCCCGAGCTCGATCGCGGTGTACGGGCTGCCGGATCTCGACACGAAGCGGGTGGCCGGCCGGGTGACCGAGGCGGCGTGGCTTCAGCCGATCACGATGTACGGCTCCAACAAGCTATATTGCGAGCACCTGGGCCGCTACTTCGGGCGTCACTACCGCCAGCTGGCCTCTGGCGAGGTGAGCGGCGTCGACTTCCGGGCTGTTCGCTTTCCCGGACTGATCTCGGCCTTCACCGTACCGAGCGGCGGCACGAGCGATTACGCATCGGAGATGATCCATGCGGCCGCGCAGGGACGCCCCTATGCTTGCTTCGTCCGCGAAGACACGCGTATCCCGTTCATGGCCATGCCCGACGCGGTCCGTGCCCTGATGGACCTGCTCGAAGCGCCGGCCGATGCCTTGACGAGCACCGTGTACAATGTCGCGGCCTTCAGCCCGAGCGCGGGCGAGCTCGCCGAGCTGGTGCGGCGGGCATTCCCGGAAGAGCGGATCACGTTCACGCCGGACGGACGCCGGCAGGCCATCGTCGACTCGTGGCCGGAGGACATCGATGACGCACGGGCCCGGAAGGACTGGGGGTTTCGACCGACCTACGACCTCCGGCGCACGTTTGAGGAATACCTGACCCCCAACATCGCGCGGCGCTACGCTGCGCGCTGA
- a CDS encoding CapA family protein — MGTVTIFLCGDVMTGRGVDQVLPHPSDARLHEEYVKDARQYVRLAEAASGPIPRPVGFSYIWGDALEELARISPEARVVNLETSITRSDDRRPGKGIHYRMHPDNVGCLAAARIDVCALANNHVLDFGEAGLLETIDTLAAVSVRGAGAGRTLAQAREPASVGIPGEGRLFVFAFGDPSSGIPSSWAATDDAPGIDVLPDLLEATAGEILERVRSVKQARDIVVASIHWGGNWGYQIPAAQQQFARWLLDGGVDIVHGHSSHHARPIELYRGKLILYGCGDFLDDYEGIVGHEEFRGDLALMYFPTVEPETGQLKSLRITPMQIRNLQLNRARAADAEWLACTLDRISRPFGAQIKLTDDGTLALRPS; from the coding sequence ATGGGAACCGTGACCATCTTCCTGTGCGGCGACGTCATGACGGGACGCGGCGTCGACCAGGTCCTGCCGCACCCGAGTGATGCCCGCCTCCACGAGGAGTACGTCAAGGACGCCCGTCAGTACGTGCGGCTGGCCGAGGCCGCGAGCGGACCGATTCCCCGTCCGGTGGGTTTCTCGTACATCTGGGGTGACGCGCTCGAGGAGCTGGCGCGCATCTCGCCGGAGGCGCGCGTCGTCAACCTGGAGACCAGCATCACGCGGAGCGACGATCGCCGGCCGGGCAAAGGGATCCACTACCGGATGCACCCAGACAACGTCGGATGCCTCGCCGCCGCCCGGATCGACGTGTGCGCGCTGGCGAACAACCACGTGCTCGATTTCGGCGAGGCCGGCCTGCTCGAGACCATCGACACGCTGGCCGCGGTCAGCGTGCGAGGCGCAGGCGCGGGGCGTACGCTCGCACAAGCGCGCGAGCCGGCAAGCGTGGGGATTCCGGGGGAAGGCCGGCTGTTCGTCTTCGCGTTCGGTGACCCGTCTAGCGGCATTCCCTCGAGCTGGGCCGCCACCGACGACGCGCCCGGAATCGACGTGCTGCCCGATTTGTTGGAAGCGACGGCCGGCGAGATCCTGGAGCGGGTCCGGTCGGTGAAGCAAGCGCGGGACATCGTCGTCGCGTCCATCCACTGGGGCGGCAACTGGGGCTATCAGATCCCCGCGGCTCAGCAACAGTTCGCGCGGTGGCTCCTCGATGGAGGGGTCGATATCGTCCACGGCCATTCCTCCCACCACGCCCGGCCGATCGAGCTCTACCGGGGCAAGCTCATCCTCTACGGTTGCGGCGACTTCCTCGACGACTACGAGGGCATCGTCGGCCACGAGGAGTTCCGTGGCGACCTGGCGCTGATGTACTTTCCCACGGTCGAGCCGGAGACGGGCCAGCTTAAGAGCCTTCGCATCACGCCGATGCAGATCCGGAACCTCCAGCTCAACCGCGCCCGCGCCGCCGACGCCGAGTGGCTCGCCTGCACCCTCGACCGGATTAGCCGGCCATTCGGCGCGCAGATCAAGCTCACCGATGACGGGACTCTGGCGCTCCGACCCAGCTGA
- a CDS encoding cyclic 2,3-diphosphoglycerate synthase, translated as MPTRIVILGAAGRDFHNFNLVYRDDPHVHVVAFTQAQIPRLSDRRYPAALAGPRYPDGIPIEHEAELETICRREQVDRVVFAYSDVSHATVMHLASRALAAGADFALLGPRRTMLRAQVPVIAISAIRTGCGKSQVARWLGGWLRARGHRVAVLRHPMPYGDLERQRVQRFARREDLEAAQCTAEEREEYEPHLAAGNVVFAGVDYAAIVERAEREADLIVWDGGNNDFPFLRPDLHIVMADALRPGQADGYHPGEAVLRMADVIVVNKVDAASAAGAQAVVEEVRAINDRAIVVRAASPVRLDDAGVVRGRRVLVVEDGPTLTHGGMPYGAGYVAATTAGAGAIVDPRASAPPSIRALFARYPHIGPVLPAVGYDREQLEALRETIDRAGADVVVAATPLDLAALIHLRTPVVRARYEFADAGVPTLASVVEGFLARNVSGR; from the coding sequence GTGCCTACCCGTATCGTGATCCTGGGCGCCGCCGGCCGCGACTTCCACAACTTCAATCTGGTCTATCGCGATGATCCGCATGTCCACGTCGTCGCGTTCACCCAGGCCCAGATTCCCCGGCTGAGCGATCGCCGGTATCCCGCCGCGCTCGCTGGTCCGCGATATCCGGACGGCATCCCGATCGAGCACGAAGCGGAGCTCGAGACGATCTGCCGCCGCGAGCAGGTGGACCGAGTGGTGTTCGCCTATAGCGATGTCTCCCATGCGACCGTCATGCACCTGGCGTCCCGGGCGCTGGCTGCCGGCGCGGACTTCGCGCTGCTCGGCCCGCGGCGAACGATGCTCCGCGCACAGGTGCCGGTCATCGCGATCTCGGCCATCCGGACCGGCTGCGGGAAGTCGCAGGTCGCTCGGTGGCTGGGCGGATGGCTCCGCGCGCGAGGGCACCGCGTCGCGGTGCTACGCCACCCGATGCCCTACGGCGATCTGGAGCGCCAGCGCGTGCAGCGCTTCGCGCGACGGGAGGATCTCGAGGCGGCGCAATGCACGGCCGAGGAGCGCGAGGAGTACGAGCCGCACCTGGCCGCCGGGAACGTGGTGTTCGCCGGCGTGGACTACGCGGCGATCGTCGAGCGCGCCGAGCGGGAAGCCGACCTGATCGTGTGGGATGGCGGCAACAACGACTTCCCCTTCCTCCGGCCGGACCTGCACATCGTGATGGCGGACGCGCTCCGGCCAGGGCAGGCCGACGGTTACCACCCCGGCGAGGCGGTGCTTCGCATGGCCGACGTGATCGTCGTCAACAAGGTCGACGCCGCGTCGGCGGCCGGCGCGCAGGCCGTGGTTGAGGAGGTCCGCGCGATCAACGACCGGGCGATCGTGGTGCGGGCGGCCTCGCCGGTGCGCCTCGACGACGCCGGGGTCGTACGAGGCCGTCGAGTCCTGGTGGTCGAGGATGGACCGACTCTTACGCACGGGGGCATGCCGTACGGCGCCGGCTACGTCGCGGCCACCACCGCCGGCGCTGGCGCGATCGTGGATCCACGGGCGTCCGCGCCACCGAGCATCCGCGCGCTCTTCGCTCGATATCCGCACATCGGTCCGGTGTTGCCCGCGGTCGGCTACGACCGCGAGCAGCTCGAGGCACTGCGCGAGACGATCGATCGGGCCGGCGCGGACGTGGTGGTGGCCGCCACGCCGCTCGATCTGGCGGCGCTGATCCACCTCCGGACGCCGGTCGTGCGGGCTCGCTACGAGTTCGCGGACGCCGGCGTGCCTACGCTGGCGTCTGTCGTCGAAGGGTTCCTGGCGCGCAACGTCAGCGGTCGGTGA